From a single Nocardioides sp. dk884 genomic region:
- a CDS encoding prepilin peptidase, translated as MAGLAGLLAAVLAGLGGLLVPALIARVPEPAGAPEPGDPAKETYAAIAATPGLGARAAVVSALAGGLVGAWVGWRVPLVGLVPLVPVCVALAVIDWRTRLLPRLVVLPATGALLVLVVLDALVLGEPSDLVRPLAGLVAARSFFWVLWRVHSAGMGFGDVRLAALVGLALGWLGWAELVVGMYAGFVLFAVPGLLVALVRRDRRVLRRAAPYGPFLVAGALAGVLVGPLVLPGLASG; from the coding sequence ATGGCCGGGCTGGCGGGGCTGCTCGCGGCGGTCCTCGCCGGTCTCGGGGGTCTGCTGGTGCCGGCGCTGATCGCCCGGGTCCCGGAGCCCGCGGGCGCGCCGGAGCCGGGGGACCCGGCGAAGGAGACCTACGCAGCGATCGCGGCGACCCCCGGTCTCGGTGCCCGCGCCGCCGTCGTGTCGGCGCTCGCGGGTGGACTCGTCGGTGCCTGGGTCGGCTGGAGGGTGCCGCTGGTGGGCCTGGTGCCGCTGGTCCCGGTCTGCGTGGCGCTCGCGGTGATCGACTGGCGCACCCGGCTGCTGCCGCGCCTGGTGGTGCTCCCCGCGACGGGCGCGCTGCTGGTGCTGGTCGTCCTCGACGCGCTGGTGCTCGGTGAGCCGTCCGATCTGGTCCGCCCCCTGGCCGGCCTGGTCGCGGCGCGGTCGTTCTTCTGGGTGCTGTGGCGCGTGCACTCCGCCGGGATGGGCTTCGGCGACGTACGCCTGGCCGCCCTGGTCGGGCTCGCGCTGGGCTGGCTGGGCTGGGCCGAGCTCGTCGTCGGGATGTACGCCGGGTTCGTGCTGTTCGCCGTGCCGGGTCTGCTCGTGGCCCTCGTCCGCCGCGACCGGCGGGTGCTGCGTCGCGCCGCGCCGTACGGTCCGTTCCTGGTCGCGGGTGCGCTGGCGGGCGTGCTGGTCGGGCCGCTGGTGCTGCCCGGTCTCGCGAGCGGGTGA
- the mltG gene encoding endolytic transglycosylase MltG has protein sequence MSLDLASDEPAQTPGARVHAPGGRRRRERSRVPGCVAALVALVVVVGGLYWGVSAGVSKIQDLFADPEDYPGPGSGQVLFEVAQGDSLSQMGRNLKDSGVVASVDAFTDAADANPDSTGIQVGYFELKREMRASDVVDVLVDPSNIVSAAVTIPEGLRVVDIVKILADKTDFSADAFEKVLDQPGKIGLPDYAGGNPEGYLFPATYAFGPKDKPVDMIRTMVRRWEQAAESAGLVDAAKRLGYTPHELMTIASLVEAEGRGEDMPKIARVIYNRLETEGYPTNGKLEIDATVNYALGRNLGVAISSEDLAVDSPYNTRRYPGLPPGPIEAPGDEAISAAAAPAEGPWFFYVTVDLRTGETKFTEDYDEFLTFKSEFQEYCKTSDAC, from the coding sequence TTGTCGCTCGACCTGGCCTCTGACGAGCCTGCCCAGACGCCCGGAGCGCGGGTCCACGCCCCCGGCGGCCGCCGGCGCCGCGAGCGCAGCCGGGTGCCCGGCTGCGTCGCCGCACTGGTGGCGCTCGTCGTCGTGGTCGGAGGCCTCTACTGGGGCGTCTCCGCCGGCGTGAGCAAGATCCAGGACCTCTTCGCCGATCCCGAGGACTACCCGGGGCCCGGCAGCGGTCAGGTCCTCTTCGAGGTCGCCCAGGGCGACTCGCTGTCGCAGATGGGCCGCAACCTCAAGGACTCCGGGGTGGTGGCCTCGGTGGACGCCTTCACCGACGCCGCGGACGCCAACCCCGACTCCACCGGCATCCAGGTCGGCTACTTCGAGCTGAAGCGGGAGATGCGGGCCAGCGACGTCGTCGACGTGCTGGTCGACCCCTCCAACATCGTCTCGGCCGCGGTCACCATCCCCGAGGGCCTACGGGTCGTCGACATCGTGAAGATCCTGGCCGACAAGACCGACTTCTCCGCCGACGCCTTCGAGAAGGTCCTCGACCAGCCCGGCAAGATCGGCCTGCCCGACTATGCCGGCGGCAACCCCGAGGGCTACCTGTTCCCGGCGACGTACGCCTTCGGGCCGAAGGACAAGCCGGTCGACATGATCCGCACGATGGTGCGCCGCTGGGAGCAGGCCGCCGAGAGCGCCGGCCTCGTGGACGCCGCCAAGCGGCTCGGCTACACCCCCCACGAGCTGATGACGATCGCCTCGCTGGTCGAGGCGGAGGGCCGTGGCGAGGACATGCCGAAGATCGCCCGGGTGATCTACAACCGCCTGGAGACCGAGGGCTACCCGACCAACGGCAAGCTCGAGATCGACGCCACGGTGAACTACGCCCTGGGTCGCAACCTGGGCGTGGCGATCTCCTCGGAGGACCTCGCCGTCGACTCGCCGTACAACACCCGGCGCTACCCGGGCCTGCCGCCCGGGCCGATCGAGGCGCCCGGTGACGAGGCCATCTCCGCCGCGGCGGCCCCGGCCGAGGGGCCGTGGTTCTTCTACGTCACCGTCGACCTGCGCACCGGCGAGACCAAGTTCACCGAGGACTACGACGAGTTCCTGACCTTCAAGTCGGAGTTCCAGGAGTACTGCAAGACCTCCGACGCGTGCTGA
- a CDS encoding shikimate dehydrogenase, whose product MAAGRGMRCAVLGDPVAHSLSPTLHRAGYAALGLDWSYDAVRVPAGGLAGFLAGLDETWRGLSLTMPLKREVLDLADEVTDRARLAGAANTWVRGERTLVDNTDLPGAVAAVRERYDGPVHSATILGAGATAASTGLALCELGATRVTLLARSPERAAETVAAIRRHPADPEVVVGSLADGVASGEVLVSTVPADAQTPELLARCTAPDAVFEALYEPWPTPLAAAALESGRALVGGLDLLVHQAVLQFEMFTGRPAPLAQMRAAGEQALVARAGA is encoded by the coding sequence ATGGCTGCCGGGAGGGGGATGCGCTGCGCGGTGCTCGGCGATCCGGTCGCGCACTCGCTGTCCCCGACGCTGCACCGCGCCGGGTACGCCGCGCTGGGCCTGGACTGGTCCTACGACGCGGTCCGGGTCCCGGCCGGCGGCCTGGCGGGGTTCCTCGCCGGGCTCGACGAGACCTGGCGTGGGCTGTCGCTGACGATGCCGCTCAAGCGCGAGGTCCTCGACCTGGCCGACGAGGTCACCGACCGCGCGCGGCTGGCCGGCGCGGCCAACACCTGGGTGCGCGGCGAGCGCACGCTTGTCGACAACACCGACCTGCCGGGTGCGGTCGCGGCGGTCCGCGAGCGCTACGACGGGCCGGTGCACAGCGCCACGATCCTCGGCGCCGGGGCGACCGCGGCCTCCACCGGCCTGGCGCTGTGCGAGCTCGGCGCGACCCGGGTGACGCTGCTGGCCCGCTCACCGGAGCGCGCGGCCGAGACCGTGGCCGCGATCCGTCGCCACCCCGCCGACCCCGAGGTCGTCGTCGGCTCGCTCGCCGACGGCGTCGCGAGCGGCGAGGTGCTGGTCTCGACGGTGCCGGCCGACGCCCAGACACCGGAGCTGCTCGCTCGCTGCACCGCGCCCGACGCGGTGTTCGAGGCGCTCTACGAGCCCTGGCCGACCCCGCTCGCGGCCGCTGCCCTCGAGTCCGGACGGGCGCTGGTCGGCGGGCTCGACCTGCTCGTGCACCAGGCGGTCCTGCAGTTCGAGATGTTCACCGGCCGGCCCGCCCCGCTGGCGCAGATGCGCGCGGCGGGGGAGCAGGCGCTGGTAGCGCGCGCCGGGGCCTGA
- a CDS encoding ABC transporter permease, translated as MFAYVVKRLIAGFFVVILVSMSIFALFWYGPEEPARPLCNLETSQRCTPERLEAYTESMGYNNPIHTEYLKFMKGIVAGRDITIAGRTQECPAPCFGFSYATDRPVWGEMKDRLPATVSVAFGGAALYVIFGVPIGIAAARRRGSLTDKVLVSTFLVISSVPYYLFALMLWLYVTLIWQVPGLSDTGYVPLSENPAKWAGGLLLPWLALGIFGSTQYTRFARGSMIEALSEDYIRTARAKGLPTRAVVYRHGLRAALVPIVTIFGIDLGTLLVGTIFTEQIFDIQGIGFWALRAVGDKDLPVVQATALFGAVVMVVCNLLVDLVYSALDPRVRLS; from the coding sequence ATGTTCGCCTATGTGGTGAAGCGTCTGATCGCAGGGTTCTTCGTCGTCATCCTCGTCTCGATGTCGATCTTCGCCCTGTTCTGGTACGGGCCCGAGGAGCCGGCACGACCGCTGTGCAACCTCGAGACCAGCCAGCGCTGCACGCCCGAGCGGCTGGAGGCCTACACCGAGTCGATGGGCTACAACAATCCCATCCACACCGAGTACCTCAAGTTCATGAAGGGGATCGTGGCCGGCCGTGACATCACGATCGCCGGGCGCACCCAGGAGTGCCCCGCCCCCTGCTTCGGCTTCTCCTACGCCACCGACCGCCCGGTCTGGGGCGAGATGAAGGACCGGCTGCCCGCGACCGTGTCGGTCGCGTTCGGCGGCGCCGCCCTCTACGTCATCTTCGGCGTGCCCATCGGCATCGCCGCAGCGCGACGGCGAGGCTCCCTGACCGACAAGGTGCTCGTCTCGACCTTCCTCGTCATCAGCTCGGTGCCGTACTACCTGTTCGCGCTGATGCTGTGGCTCTACGTCACGCTCATCTGGCAGGTCCCCGGACTGAGCGACACCGGCTACGTGCCGCTGAGCGAGAACCCCGCCAAGTGGGCCGGCGGGCTGTTGCTGCCGTGGCTGGCGCTGGGCATCTTCGGCTCGACGCAGTACACCCGATTCGCGCGGGGCTCGATGATCGAGGCGCTGAGCGAGGACTACATCCGTACCGCGCGGGCGAAGGGCCTGCCCACCCGCGCCGTGGTGTACCGCCACGGCCTGCGCGCCGCGCTGGTGCCGATCGTGACGATCTTCGGCATCGACCTGGGCACGCTGCTTGTGGGCACGATCTTCACCGAGCAGATCTTCGACATCCAGGGCATCGGCTTCTGGGCCCTGAGGGCCGTCGGTGACAAGGACCTCCCGGTCGTCCAGGCGACCGCGCTGTTCGGCGCCGTGGTGATGGTCGTGTGCAACCTGCTCGTCGACCTCGTCTACAGCGCCCTCGACCCGCGGGTGAGGCTGTCGTGA
- a CDS encoding DUF6167 family protein: MSRGLWFVAGAGAGLYAAVRGRRAAEALSPDGMRDRVNGLVAGARLLRQEVAQGAAEAEPVVRERLGLTDTGPRALAPPRPSAQPAAPTPQSLDTRPETAELERGTP; encoded by the coding sequence GTGAGTCGCGGCCTGTGGTTCGTCGCCGGCGCCGGCGCGGGTCTGTACGCCGCGGTGCGCGGGCGCCGCGCCGCCGAGGCGCTGAGCCCCGACGGCATGCGCGACCGCGTCAACGGTCTGGTGGCCGGGGCGCGCCTGCTGCGCCAGGAGGTCGCGCAGGGCGCCGCCGAGGCCGAGCCCGTCGTCCGGGAGCGGCTCGGCCTGACCGACACCGGCCCGCGCGCGCTGGCCCCTCCCCGTCCGAGCGCCCAGCCGGCCGCACCGACACCCCAATCCCTGGACACCCGTCCCGAGACAGCAGAGCTAGAGAGAGGCACCCCCTGA
- a CDS encoding ABC transporter ATP-binding protein — MSTSDPFLVVDDLTVKFPTEEGQITAVSGLSYSVRRGQTLGIVGESGSGKSVSSLAVLGLHDAKRSEITGSIKVGGQEIVGASESTMRSLRGNQVSMIFQDALAALHPFYKVGAQLAEAYRAHHPSASKRDARRKAIEMLDRVGIPQPDSRVDDYPHQFSGGMRQRAMIAMGLINDPSLLIADEPTTALDVTVQAQILDLLQELQAEFNSAVIIITHDLGVIAEMADEVLVMYAGRAVEHGTTKQLLTHPEMPYTWGLLSSVPDVTADTDARLIPIPGNPPSLVNPPSGCAFHPRCTHRDKVPGDLCRTEMPALLPATIGVGHLKRCHLADPEAIYQQEVLPEIAPELVEEN; from the coding sequence GTGAGCACGTCCGATCCGTTCCTGGTCGTCGACGACCTGACGGTCAAGTTCCCGACCGAGGAAGGGCAGATCACCGCGGTCAGCGGCCTCAGCTACAGCGTCCGGCGCGGCCAGACCCTCGGCATCGTCGGTGAGTCCGGCTCCGGCAAGTCCGTGTCCAGCCTCGCGGTCCTGGGCCTGCACGACGCCAAGCGCTCCGAGATCACCGGCTCGATCAAGGTGGGCGGGCAGGAGATCGTCGGCGCGTCCGAGTCGACCATGCGCTCGCTGCGCGGCAACCAGGTCTCGATGATCTTCCAGGACGCCCTCGCCGCGCTGCACCCCTTCTACAAGGTCGGCGCCCAGCTGGCGGAGGCCTACCGCGCCCACCACCCGTCGGCCTCCAAGCGCGACGCACGCCGCAAGGCGATCGAGATGCTCGACCGGGTCGGCATCCCGCAGCCCGACAGCCGCGTCGACGACTACCCCCACCAGTTCTCCGGCGGCATGCGGCAGCGCGCGATGATCGCGATGGGCCTGATCAACGACCCGTCGCTGCTGATCGCCGACGAGCCGACCACCGCGCTCGACGTGACGGTGCAGGCACAGATCCTGGACCTGCTCCAGGAGCTGCAGGCCGAGTTCAACTCCGCGGTCATCATCATCACCCACGACCTCGGCGTGATCGCCGAGATGGCTGACGAGGTGCTGGTGATGTACGCCGGTCGCGCGGTCGAGCACGGCACGACCAAGCAGCTGCTCACCCACCCGGAGATGCCCTACACGTGGGGCCTGCTCTCCAGCGTCCCCGACGTCACGGCCGACACCGACGCGCGGCTGATCCCGATCCCGGGGAACCCGCCGAGCCTGGTGAACCCGCCCTCGGGCTGTGCCTTCCACCCGCGGTGCACCCACCGCGACAAGGTGCCCGGCGACCTGTGCCGCACCGAGATGCCCGCCCTGCTGCCCGCGACCATCGGCGTAGGCCACCTCAAGCGCTGCCACCTGGCCGACCCCGAAGCGATCTACCAGCAGGAGGTCCTGCCGGAGATCGCCCCTGAACTGGTCGAGGAGAACTGA
- the alaS gene encoding alanine--tRNA ligase — translation METAEIRRRFVAHFERHAHTVVPSASLLLDDPNLLFVNAGMVPFKPYFLGQETAPYDRAVSVQKCVRTLDIEEVGKTTRHGTFFQMCGNFSFGDYFKEGAIRFAWELITGSVADGGLGFDPEKIWVTVLPSDTEAKQLWREVAGLPDERIQERGLKDNYWNMGVPGPGGPCSEIYVDRGPEYGPDGGPNADEDRFLEIWNLVFMQESLSAVRAKDDFDVEGPLPAQNIDTGMGLERVAYLLQGKQNMYEIDEVFPVIQRASELTGRAYGADEQDDVRFRVVADHVRSALMLIGDGVTPGNEGRGYVLRRLLRRAVRSMRLLGFEDRALPELLPVSMSKMKVSYPELESGFERISRVAYAEEDAFRKTLAAGTQIFDQAAQEVRSSGSTTLAGAKAFALHDTYGFPIDLTLEMASEAGLQVDESGFRALMAEQRERAKADARAKKGQHADTGVYRGILDAHGPTEWLAYETLETESRALAVLRGGERAGALTEGEVGELVLDRTPFYAESGGQAADAGVIEFDGGKLEVLDVQRPVRGLVVHQVRVLEGELDPERALHAKVDPEWRTGARQAHSGTHVVHAALRQVLGPSALQSGSYNRPGYLRLDFGWTQGLTPAQVRDIEQVSNEALRADLPVGWQYMTLAEAKEWGAIALFGETYDDTKVRVVEIGGPWSRELCGGTHVDHSSQIGTLVVTGESSVGSGNRRIEAFTGLEGFAYLARERDVVGQLTGLLKAQPDDLVGRVSELVERLKSAEKEVEKARLSQILAAAGELAAGAQDVDGVAVVAHRVDGAGGGDVRTLAMDIRSRLGAGRPAVVVVIGVADGKVSVVAATNEAARERGLSANGLVRAVGPLLGGKGGGKDDVAQGGGTDTSRVDEALGVVAADVARTVSGA, via the coding sequence ATGGAGACCGCGGAGATCCGACGGCGGTTCGTCGCCCACTTCGAGCGGCACGCCCACACCGTGGTCCCGTCCGCCTCGCTGCTGCTCGACGACCCCAACCTGCTGTTCGTCAACGCCGGCATGGTGCCGTTCAAGCCGTACTTCCTCGGCCAGGAGACCGCGCCGTACGACCGCGCGGTGAGCGTGCAGAAGTGCGTGCGGACCCTCGACATCGAGGAGGTCGGCAAGACCACCCGCCACGGCACGTTCTTCCAGATGTGCGGCAACTTCTCCTTCGGCGACTACTTCAAGGAAGGCGCGATCCGCTTCGCCTGGGAGCTGATCACCGGCTCCGTCGCCGACGGCGGCCTCGGCTTCGACCCGGAGAAGATCTGGGTCACCGTGCTGCCCTCCGACACCGAGGCCAAGCAGCTGTGGCGCGAGGTCGCGGGTCTGCCCGACGAGCGGATCCAGGAGCGCGGCCTCAAGGACAACTACTGGAACATGGGGGTGCCCGGTCCCGGTGGCCCGTGCTCGGAGATCTACGTCGACCGCGGCCCGGAGTACGGCCCCGACGGCGGCCCGAACGCCGACGAGGACCGGTTCCTGGAGATCTGGAACCTGGTCTTCATGCAGGAGTCGCTCAGCGCGGTGCGCGCGAAGGACGACTTCGACGTCGAGGGCCCGCTGCCCGCGCAGAACATCGACACCGGCATGGGCCTGGAGCGGGTGGCCTACCTGCTGCAGGGCAAGCAGAACATGTACGAGATCGACGAGGTCTTCCCCGTCATCCAGCGCGCCAGCGAGCTCACCGGGCGCGCGTACGGCGCCGACGAGCAGGACGACGTCCGCTTCCGCGTGGTCGCCGACCACGTGCGCAGCGCGCTGATGCTGATCGGCGACGGCGTCACCCCTGGCAACGAGGGCCGCGGCTACGTGCTGCGTCGCCTGCTGCGTCGCGCGGTCCGCTCGATGCGCCTGCTCGGCTTCGAGGACCGGGCGCTTCCCGAGCTGCTGCCGGTGAGCATGAGCAAGATGAAGGTGTCCTACCCCGAGCTGGAGAGCGGCTTCGAGCGGATCTCGCGGGTCGCGTACGCCGAGGAGGACGCGTTCCGCAAGACGCTCGCGGCCGGCACCCAGATCTTCGACCAGGCCGCGCAGGAGGTCCGCAGCAGCGGGTCGACCACGCTGGCCGGCGCGAAGGCGTTCGCCCTGCACGACACCTACGGCTTCCCGATCGACCTGACCCTGGAGATGGCCTCCGAGGCCGGTCTCCAGGTCGACGAGTCCGGCTTCCGCGCCCTGATGGCCGAGCAGCGCGAGCGGGCCAAGGCCGACGCCCGCGCGAAGAAGGGCCAGCACGCCGACACCGGTGTCTACCGCGGCATCCTCGACGCGCACGGCCCGACCGAGTGGCTCGCCTACGAGACCCTCGAGACCGAGTCGCGCGCGCTCGCGGTGCTGCGCGGCGGTGAGCGCGCCGGCGCGCTCACCGAGGGCGAGGTCGGCGAGCTGGTGCTCGACCGCACCCCGTTCTACGCCGAGTCCGGCGGCCAGGCCGCCGACGCCGGCGTCATCGAGTTCGACGGCGGCAAGCTCGAGGTGCTCGACGTGCAGCGCCCGGTGCGCGGTCTGGTGGTCCACCAGGTGCGCGTGCTCGAGGGCGAGCTCGACCCCGAGCGCGCCCTGCATGCCAAGGTCGACCCCGAGTGGCGCACCGGCGCGCGCCAGGCCCACTCCGGCACCCACGTCGTGCACGCCGCGCTGCGCCAGGTGCTCGGCCCCAGCGCCCTGCAGTCCGGCTCCTACAACCGCCCGGGCTACCTGCGCCTCGACTTCGGCTGGACCCAGGGCCTCACCCCGGCCCAGGTGCGCGACATCGAGCAGGTCTCCAACGAGGCGCTGCGTGCGGACCTCCCGGTCGGCTGGCAGTACATGACCCTGGCCGAGGCCAAGGAGTGGGGCGCGATCGCGCTCTTCGGCGAGACCTACGACGACACCAAGGTTCGCGTCGTCGAGATCGGCGGCCCCTGGTCGCGCGAGCTCTGCGGCGGCACCCACGTCGACCACTCCTCCCAGATCGGCACCCTCGTGGTGACCGGTGAGTCCTCGGTCGGCTCGGGCAACCGCCGCATCGAGGCCTTCACCGGCCTGGAGGGCTTCGCCTACCTCGCCCGCGAGCGCGACGTCGTCGGCCAGCTCACCGGCCTGCTCAAGGCCCAGCCCGACGACCTCGTCGGCCGCGTCTCCGAGCTCGTCGAGCGCCTCAAGAGCGCCGAGAAGGAGGTCGAGAAGGCCCGCCTGTCCCAGATCCTCGCCGCGGCGGGCGAGCTCGCCGCCGGTGCGCAGGACGTCGACGGTGTCGCGGTCGTCGCGCACCGCGTCGACGGCGCCGGGGGCGGCGACGTCCGCACCCTGGCCATGGACATCCGCAGCCGGCTCGGCGCCGGACGCCCGGCCGTGGTCGTGGTGATCGGCGTGGCCGACGGCAAGGTCTCCGTGGTCGCGGCCACCAACGAGGCCGCCCGCGAGCGCGGGCTCAGCGCCAACGGCCTGGTCCGCGCGGTCGGCCCGCTGCTCGGCGGCAAGGGCGGCGGCAAGGACGACGTCGCCCAGGGCGGTGGCACCGACACCAGCCGCGTCGACGAGGCGCTGGGGGTCGTGGCCGCCGACGTCGCCCGGACGGTGAGCGGGGCCTGA
- the ruvX gene encoding Holliday junction resolvase RuvX — MRHGVRLGIDPGDARIGVARSDPSGFLATPVETVRRGKGDLARIRRLLAEIAEDSEVVEVVVGLPRSLGGGEGPAAVKTREFAATLAARIAPTPVRLVDERLTTVSAEAMLRDRGRSGSKRRAVVDQAAAVLILQHALDTERATGNAPGEIVEETR; from the coding sequence GTGCGGCACGGCGTACGCCTCGGCATCGACCCCGGTGACGCGCGCATCGGGGTCGCCCGCAGCGACCCGTCGGGGTTCCTGGCGACCCCCGTCGAGACGGTACGGCGCGGCAAGGGCGACCTCGCCCGGATCCGGCGCCTCCTCGCGGAGATCGCCGAGGACTCCGAGGTCGTCGAGGTCGTGGTCGGCCTGCCCCGCTCGCTCGGTGGCGGCGAGGGCCCGGCGGCGGTGAAGACCCGCGAGTTCGCGGCCACGCTCGCCGCCCGGATCGCGCCGACACCGGTGCGTCTGGTCGACGAACGGCTCACCACGGTGTCCGCGGAGGCTATGCTGCGCGACCGAGGGCGAAGCGGGAGCAAGCGCCGTGCGGTGGTCGACCAGGCCGCCGCTGTCCTGATCCTGCAGCATGCACTGGACACCGAGCGCGCGACGGGGAACGCGCCCGGCGAGATCGTCGAGGAGACGAGATGA
- a CDS encoding replication-associated recombination protein A produces the protein MDGLFDVPRSGGPTGGGSLTANTHASAPLAVRMRPRTLDELVGQEQLRAPGAPLRQLIENEQSMALLLWGPPGTGKTTIASIVSQQTDRRFVEVSAVSAGVKEVRAAIDSARAELVATGRETVLFVDEVHRFSKAQQDALLPGVENRWVTLVAATTENPFFSVISPLLSRSLLLRLESLTDDDIRAVMRQALADERGLAGRFVLEDDALEHLVRLAGGDARRSLTYLEAATRAAVSTRSTNGSNGSGEPIVVDLATAELAVDQAAVRYDRQGDQHYDVTSAFIKSVRGSDADAALHYLARMIVAGEDPRFIARRLLILASEDIGLADPQALQTAVAAAQTVQLIGMPEAQLTLAHATIALAVAPKSNAVTTAVFEAIADVKAGKVGPVPAHLRDAHYGGAKDLGHGKGYKYSHDEPYGIAEQQYAPDVVADAAYYRPTALGAEGPIKERWERVRRMIRGRHRG, from the coding sequence GTGGACGGCCTCTTCGACGTGCCCCGCTCCGGCGGGCCCACCGGTGGGGGATCGCTGACGGCGAACACCCACGCCTCCGCTCCGCTCGCGGTGCGGATGCGCCCGCGCACCCTCGACGAGCTGGTCGGCCAGGAGCAGCTGCGTGCCCCCGGGGCGCCGCTGCGGCAGCTGATCGAGAACGAGCAGTCGATGGCGCTGCTGCTGTGGGGCCCGCCCGGCACCGGCAAGACCACGATTGCGTCGATCGTCAGCCAGCAGACCGACCGCCGGTTCGTGGAGGTCTCCGCGGTCTCGGCCGGGGTCAAGGAGGTCCGCGCGGCCATCGACTCGGCGCGCGCCGAGCTGGTCGCGACCGGCCGGGAGACGGTGCTGTTCGTCGACGAGGTGCACCGGTTCAGCAAGGCCCAGCAGGACGCGCTGCTGCCGGGCGTGGAGAACCGGTGGGTCACCCTGGTGGCCGCGACGACGGAGAACCCGTTCTTCTCGGTGATCTCGCCGTTGCTCTCGCGCAGCCTGCTGCTGCGCCTGGAGTCGCTGACCGACGACGACATCCGCGCGGTCATGCGCCAGGCGCTCGCCGACGAGCGAGGGCTCGCCGGCCGCTTCGTCCTCGAGGACGACGCGCTCGAGCACCTGGTGCGTCTCGCCGGCGGTGACGCGCGCCGGTCGCTGACCTACCTCGAGGCGGCGACCCGGGCAGCGGTCTCGACTCGCTCGACCAACGGCTCCAACGGCTCCGGCGAGCCGATCGTGGTCGATCTCGCCACCGCGGAGCTGGCGGTGGACCAGGCGGCGGTGCGCTACGACCGGCAGGGCGACCAGCACTACGACGTCACCAGCGCGTTCATCAAGTCGGTGCGCGGCTCGGACGCCGACGCCGCGCTGCACTACCTCGCCCGGATGATCGTGGCGGGGGAGGACCCGCGGTTCATCGCCCGACGGTTGCTGATCCTGGCCTCGGAGGACATCGGTCTCGCCGATCCCCAGGCCCTGCAGACGGCGGTCGCGGCGGCCCAGACCGTGCAGCTGATCGGGATGCCCGAGGCCCAGCTCACCCTCGCGCACGCCACCATCGCGCTGGCGGTGGCGCCGAAGTCCAACGCGGTCACGACCGCGGTCTTCGAGGCGATCGCCGACGTCAAGGCCGGCAAGGTCGGACCGGTGCCCGCGCACCTGCGCGACGCCCACTACGGCGGCGCCAAGGACCTCGGGCACGGCAAGGGCTACAAGTACAGCCACGACGAGCCGTACGGCATTGCCGAGCAGCAGTACGCCCCCGACGTGGTCGCGGACGCGGCGTACTACCGCCCGACCGCGCTGGGTGCCGAGGGGCCGATCAAGGAGCGCTGGGAGCGGGTGCGGCGGATGATCCGGGGCAGGCACCGTGGCTGA
- a CDS encoding ABC transporter ATP-binding protein, with protein sequence MWFPVKSSGLVRRTVGHVQAVDGISFQVPEGGALGLVGESGCGKSTTGRLITRLYKPTGGAINFEGQDIAQLSNRSLKPLRRNVQMIFQDPYTSLNPRHTVGAIVGAPLAVHNIVPKNQIKDRVKELLEVVGLNPEHYNRYPNEFSGGQRQRIGIARALTLNPKVLVADEPVSALDVSIQAQVVNLLQDLQREFNIAFLFIAHDLAVVRHFCPEVAVMYLGKIVEIADRETLYSRPHHPYTQALLSAVPDVKQAAIGGRRERIRLQGDVPSPINPPSGCRFRTRCHLAQEICAKVEPPLLQIGPRHKVACHFPAPLGQAPTTPSTAGLLGVDNQGNPEPGATPVADLGTGPGFNQHWFDVERRTMVGA encoded by the coding sequence ATGTGGTTCCCGGTGAAGTCCTCGGGCCTGGTGCGCCGCACCGTCGGCCACGTGCAGGCCGTCGACGGCATCTCCTTCCAGGTGCCCGAGGGCGGCGCGCTCGGCCTGGTGGGGGAGTCCGGGTGCGGCAAGTCCACCACCGGACGACTCATCACGCGGCTCTACAAGCCGACCGGCGGCGCGATCAACTTCGAGGGCCAGGACATCGCCCAGCTGTCCAACCGCTCGTTGAAGCCGCTGCGCCGCAACGTGCAGATGATCTTCCAGGACCCCTACACCTCGCTGAACCCGCGCCACACGGTCGGCGCGATCGTCGGTGCGCCGCTCGCGGTGCACAACATCGTGCCGAAGAACCAGATCAAGGACCGGGTCAAGGAGCTGCTCGAGGTCGTCGGCCTCAACCCCGAGCACTACAACCGCTACCCCAACGAGTTCTCCGGCGGCCAGCGCCAGCGCATCGGCATCGCCCGTGCGCTGACCCTGAACCCCAAGGTGCTCGTCGCGGACGAGCCGGTGTCGGCCCTCGACGTGTCGATCCAGGCGCAGGTCGTCAACCTGCTCCAGGACCTGCAGCGCGAGTTCAACATCGCGTTCCTCTTCATCGCCCACGACCTGGCGGTGGTCCGGCACTTCTGCCCCGAGGTCGCGGTGATGTACCTCGGCAAGATCGTCGAGATCGCGGATCGCGAGACGCTCTACTCCCGCCCGCACCACCCCTACACCCAGGCGCTGCTCTCCGCGGTGCCGGACGTGAAGCAGGCCGCGATCGGCGGTCGTCGCGAGCGGATCCGCCTGCAGGGCGACGTCCCCTCGCCGATCAACCCGCCCTCGGGCTGCCGGTTCCGGACCCGCTGCCACCTGGCGCAGGAGATCTGCGCCAAGGTCGAGCCGCCGCTGCTGCAGATCGGTCCGCGCCACAAGGTCGCCTGCCACTTCCCGGCTCCGCTCGGGCAGGCGCCGACGACCCCGTCGACGGCCGGCCTGCTGGGCGTCGACAACCAGGGCAACCCGGAGCCCGGGGCCACCCCCGTGGCGGACCTGGGTACCGGCCCGGGCTTCAACCAGCACTGGTTCGACGTCGAGCGCCGCACGATGGTGGGCGCCTGA